CAGTATAACGTATTTcgttcttcaaatatttttgaactctacaaataatgtaaattaaataattttttatgaatattaacctgatctgaatattataatactgatGACTTACAcagataagaaagaaaaataaaatcgtaacataaggataaaaatttatcatcaacgattaaatgatataaattattcttgttcacttgtaatatatgtaatctttgaatctattaaaaaatccaTAATGAACAATCCGTGTTacgatatattctaaaaaattaagtgAAATTAGTATatgattttacttatttttgtcaaacagaaaaagagaaagtaaGTAAAGAAGATATCTATAGTGTCTTGCCAGGCAAATGTTGGCAACACTCGGGCGAACAGCCGCCAAACCGGTCGAGTGGAGTCGTCGTAACGTTCGGAGACCCTTTCGAGTGCGGGTTGACTAGGTAAACAAAAGATGCCACGAAACAGCGCCGTCCACGATCAGGTTCGCAAAGGGTGATCCTTTTAGCGACGACGCTACGCAAGTGTATCGATTAGAAAATCGATTGATCTCATCTGTGATTCTCGCAATCGTTGGAGAATCGACAAAAAACATGTTACTCAGGtaagcaaaaattatttatttatgatacatTCACACGTTCTAGTTCCTTTTTCTTAtagttttgtttaattatcagaatttctataaatagtgTATTTTTATGATGATTATATCAAGtttaatattggaatttttttagaatctatttttattcgtttattaagACAAACaaggattattttattcagaaaataataaaaaatactatcccaaaattgaaattagaaatcctaaaattaaaattgcaaatgtgTGAAAAGAATATggagaaatgattatttttctttgtttctatCACTGATACGTGTACGTGTACATGACATGACCAGTAGTCAGCAAAGTTGAATAGGATGACGAATTGAAAACTTATACATTGCTCTATTTGGAAATTGTTTAAGCAATATTAAAgtcttttgataatataaatcgcGTGAATAAATCCACGTGCTGTCCTCTGTTTTTGTTATTATCTTCTAGTTTTTGCACTCAATCGTATTATAATCGCTCATGATACTTCAATGTGAACAAAgtgattattgaataaaaatgtgatttaTCTGCAATTATCAAAGAGTGATAATTATGTTTatctttatcgaaatttattatcgttcaCTTAgtggaagaaaattataaaccaatattgattaattttgaaagtgttagaattaaataatgtatattttaggacatttgtgatataatatgtaatatatttaaactagTCGATAATACGTTCATCTGCGATTGATCGATGTacataatcttaaaaatcgaTGGCAACGAAAATCAAAATGGACCACATTCAAGGTGACATCGATCTACAAATCGATAATCCATCGAAAAACGCGGCAAACTTAATTGAATGGAATGTTGACATGAAAGTAACCGTATCTAAGGTAAAGAAGTCAAAGATGTTCCAAAGATTTTGCAGTAtcgttcttttcttattaGCGATTATTTTCGCTATTACGTTGTCCCATTTGAGGAAGGAAGTGCGTGCCTTGCAAATACAAGTAAtactaataagaaaaatttttttttttttttaaacagttaatatttaaaattaaaaataaacatatctttttaattacttttaggTGCAAtctttaaacataaatttattattattaacatccaAGTATGATAGGTTAAATCGAAGTTTGAATCGAGTTTGGATTCAAAGATCTGAAAGATTCCTTGAAAGTAAAAAGTTGAATGATGTAAAAAGTCTATTAGAAGGAGGATCCTCGATATCTAAAACCGAAATTTTCGATGGAACTCGTAATACCGTTAACAGAAATTTATACACTTACAACACAATAATtccatatttaaattcattgaaaaatttcaaaaggcAGCATATGTTGTACAATAAGATTTATGATACGAATAATaccacaatttttaaattatttatgaagctggaaaataatggaaataacgCGAGTGATACCAATTTACGTATTGAAAGAGCAACATTAACAACAGAAGAAcagaatttgatgaaaaagatATCGAATCGTGTGAAAAGGAATCGCGATAATATAAATGACGGTGATGATGAAAGATTAAATGTGTGGAAAGAATCTCGTTCGGGAAGatcgaggagagaggagagaagaggtaAAAAACGGGGAAAGAACAAAAGGCGGCCCAAGCGCAGTCACAGGCGATTGggtatttactattatttagtTAGCATgcgttttttataattgaaagtgATCTATCttgagaatttcaatttttatttgttttctttaacaaaatttcaatgtcACAAGTAAAATaggaattatgaaaattagaaaaagaaaaaaatataatttaaatcaaatgacGTATGTGTTAACTTATCAATTTTGCTTATCCaatattgctttttatttaatataaaagatatttcgatatatcatTTAGGACCTTTGGTGGCAACATTTGTTGGAGCAATACCTGAACAACATATTACAGATACaggtatgtaaaaaaaaaaaaaagaaagttaaattaataatattagtaaaatgcgatatttaattaaattataataaattatatatatttttataaatattcttatattagtttatattGGCCCATGGATTAAAAGTAGTAAAAACAATactcaatataatttaaataaattccatttagtggaagataaaaaatctattgaaGTTACAGCGACTGGTTTATACATGATTTCCGCtcaggtgaaaaaaaaaatcatatgttgttgttattatttgatgtttaaagttacataaatattttcatcaatctcttccctttcttatttagattttttattttggcgAGCCAACAAACTATTCGTattggatattattaaattccgaAGGTAAATCCACTACGCAAAAACTTGTGAAATGTTCTACAGCATCTTCTACATCAGCTACAGAAGTATCTTGTTACACAAGTGTAATAACTCCGTTACA
The window above is part of the Apis mellifera strain DH4 linkage group LG11, Amel_HAv3.1, whole genome shotgun sequence genome. Proteins encoded here:
- the LOC100578745 gene encoding uncharacterized protein LOC100578745 isoform X1 is translated as MATKIKMDHIQGDIDLQIDNPSKNAANLIEWNVDMKVTVSKVKKSKMFQRFCSIVLFLLAIIFAITLSHLRKEVRALQIQVQSLNINLLLLTSKYDRLNRSLNRVWIQRSERFLESKKLNDVKSLLEGGSSISKTEIFDGTRNTVNRNLYTYNTIIPYLNSLKNFKRQHMLYNKIYDTNNTTIFKLFMKLENNGNNASDTNLRIERATLTTEEQNLMKKISNRVKRNRDNINDGDDERLNVWKESRSGRSRREERRGKKRGKNKRRPKRSHRRLGPLVATFVGAIPEQHITDTVYIGPWIKSSKNNTQYNLNKFHLVEDKKSIEVTATGLYMISAQIFYFGEPTNYSYWILLNSEGKSTTQKLVKCSTASSTSATEVSCYTSVITPLQRGDRVHIQQQERDRLINMREGHSYIQLVLLSNTICKKRLW
- the LOC100578745 gene encoding uncharacterized protein LOC100578745 isoform X2 → MATKIKMDHIQGDIDLQIDNPSKNAANLIEWNVDMKVTVSKVKKSKMFQRFCSIVLFLLAIIFAITLSHLRKEVRALQIQVQSLNINLLLLTSKYDRLNRSLNRVWIQRSERFLESKKLNDVKSLLEGGSSISKTEIFDGTRNTVNRNLYTYNTIIPYLNSLKNFKRQHMLYNKIYDTNNTTIFKLFMKLENNGNNASDTNLRIERATLTTEEQNLMKKISNRVKRNRDNINDGDDERLNVWKESRSGRSRREERRGPLVATFVGAIPEQHITDTVYIGPWIKSSKNNTQYNLNKFHLVEDKKSIEVTATGLYMISAQIFYFGEPTNYSYWILLNSEGKSTTQKLVKCSTASSTSATEVSCYTSVITPLQRGDRVHIQQQERDRLINMREGHSYIQLVLLSNTICKKRLW